A genomic window from Anoplolepis gracilipes chromosome 6, ASM4749672v1, whole genome shotgun sequence includes:
- the Vha13 gene encoding V-type proton ATPase subunit G, whose product MASQTQGIQQLLTAEKRAAEKVSDARKRKARRLKQAKEEAQDEVEKYRQEREKQFREFEAKHMGSKEDVAARIEADTRIKIEEMNQTVAVHKNAVMLKILDLVYDIKPELHSNYRIEI is encoded by the exons ATGGCTAGCCAGACACAGGGTATTCAACAACTTTTAACCGCCGAGAAACGCGCTGCGGAGAAGGTCTCGGATGCTAGAAAAC GTAAAGCACGCCGTCTGAAGCAAGCTAAAGAAGAAGCTCAGGATGAAGTTGAGAAATATCGGCAGGAACGTGAGAAACAATTTCGTGAGTTTGAAGCCAAA CATATGGGTTCAAAAGAAGATGTTGCTGCACGCATTGAGGCAGATACACGAATCAAGATAGAAGAAATGAATCAGACCGTTGCTGTACACAAAAACGCG GTCATGCTTAAGATTTTGGACTTGGTTTATGATATCAAGCCAGAATTGCACAGCAATTATCGCATTGAGATCTAA